The Heterodontus francisci isolate sHetFra1 chromosome 4, sHetFra1.hap1, whole genome shotgun sequence DNA window aacgggaatcggggaaaactgtctgctggttagagtcatagagagatacagcactgaaacaggcccttcggcccactgagtctgtgccgaccatcaaccacccatttatactaattctacattaatcccatattccctaccacatcctcaccttccctcactcctcctaccacctacctgcactaggggcaatttttacaatggcaaatttacctatcaacctgcaagcttttggctgtgggaggaaaccggagcacccggcggaaacccatgcagtcacagggagaacttgcaaaccctgcacaggcagtacccagaaccaaacccaggtcgctggagatgtgaggctgcagtgctaaccactgcgccactgtgctgcactaAAGtcttaccaagcacaaaggaagatggttgtgcttgttggaggtcaatcatcttccgttgcctgtccaccatctacaaggcacaaatcaggacggcacagtggttggcaccgcagcctcgcagctccagcgacccgggttcggttctgggtgctgcctgtgcggagtttgcaagttctctatgttaccgcttgggtttcctccgggtgctccggtttcctcccacatgccaaagacttgcgggttgataggtaaattggccattgtaaaaattgcccctagtgcaggtaggtggtaggagaattgagggaaggtagggatgtgagaaggaaagtgggattaatgtaagattagtataaaatgggtggttgatggtcggtgcggactcggtgggctgaagggcctgcttcggtgctgtatctctgttTGActctatgatggaatactctccacttgcctggatgggtgcagctccaacaatactcaaaaaggtcgacaccatccaggacaaagcagcccgcttgattgacaccccatctaccaccttcaacattcactcccttcaccaccgatgcatggTAGCTGCAGTGTgtaacatatacaagatgcactgcagcaacgcaccaaggctccttaaacagcaccttccaaacctgcgacctttaccacctagaaggacaagggcagcagatgcatggggacaccaccctcaagttcccctccaagtcacactccatcctgacttggaactatatcgccgttccttcactggttgctgggtcaaaatcctggaacacccttcccaacagcactgtgggtgtacctataccccaaggactgcagtggttcaagaaggcaactcaccaacaCCTCAATggcgattagggatggacaataaatgctggtctagccagcaacgctcgcatcccatgaacgaataaaaaaaaattatgtcgccccccccccccccccccccgttctggattcctccaccagaggaattTTTTTctttgcatctaccctatcaaattccttTAATCATTTTACACACCTTGATTAGGTTACCCTTTTTCTAAAATTAATCAATAGTTTATGcagtctgtcctcataatttacatAGAATCTCAAGAAATATATAACACAGAAATGAGCCCGTCAAGGcgatgctgatgtttatgctcaatATAAGCCTCCTCCTGCCTCTTTTCATCTAACGCTATTAGCattaccttctattcctttctctctcatgtatttatcaagttctccttaaatgtatctaaCCCTTAAAGTCTGATATTCTGGTGTATCTATGCTACACTCTCTCCAAAACTAATATATGTTTCCTGAGGTGTGGTACCACATGCAGCAGTGATGAGAGAAGGTATATAGGGAGAAGCGATGAGTTAAGGTGAACCTAAAAAGCGAGAGCCAAGTTAATTACTACAAGTGAAGTTGCCTTATAGCATGCTTTCATACTATTATAGTTAATGATGCTGTATGTGCCTTGGAGCTTCTATCCTTaaataaatattaaaataattaTATGGAGTGAGTAATTTGTGAGGCCTGACCCCAAAACATGACTACTAAATTCGTCAAAACTTTAGGTAGATCAAGATATAGTGATTCAGCCATTGGACTGTAAGTGGACTGTAGGTTATGAGCACTGAGGATGTGTGACATGTGAACAAAGTTGGTTAAAGACAAACGATTAAATTTGTAAATGTCCACAATTTTGGTGCTTGTGGTTCAGGCTTTTGTAACTCTTGTTGAAATAATGTGATGACTATGTCTGTAACTGGGCCGTGCTCTTCAATAGCTGAAATCCCTTGGAGATGAGATAGCCTTAATCTTAGAATGAACCTCAGTTGCAATAAAATGCATACTGCAATTTATACGTTTTCAACACACTATAAACATTCTGGGATAGTGGAAGAAATCATGTTTACCAGATTTGTATAGGCTAAAACCAAAATCAAATGTTTTCATTTTGTATGTTATTTAATACATAGATTAAAAATTGACGTATTATGCATTTTATAATATATACATTGTAGAGAGTTGTTCGAGTTCATTGCTCTCTGGGTTGCTTCccttgtggaagtgagcagaaaggcatggcactatgcttaatgggaaatatagccaagttaggaatagtagctttgctgagctttgattttaagtggcagaaaccacaatgaaatagttaaaagtaaaggcagagcatgtgagactgtaaagactagccgacactggtaattgcaaggacatctgttctttatggcctgattgtgtgactccctgtggtttggaacaaatggactcctgtgaatcaaatgatgtccatccctgtgtgagtgataaggagtgctaggcccctcttatctttgtgagctgccactacttgtagctgcagactgcacgaaacactcaggaatgtacacctaatagagatagcaggatgcgccgcaattacttgtcacaaagtagaaacagaactcatgatcaatgtagggagtgagaccaaaatgtttattgatgattcctatgctcttgctaattagcttgcttgtccgctttgttttatcttgctggtacaaaacaatattttattagtaacaagtatgtattgagaatggagtgtattgtaacctcagtaacagatgtactgcatgtcaccacgtgggtgaagtcgaattgtaccgctctgattggttaaacaagggggtgtagcatgaatcttaatgtataaacagcagTATCTGTATCATGAacaacacttactctggtggacccgacagactctggggtggagtcagtgtcgttgcattagagtaaatcagccggctaaatgcgcaaataaagtaattgattttacctacacgtccgactcggtatatttactgaaccagactgaaggcaaaaagaactcagatttacatgttcgtacatcctcttacatcgcctaattaatttctaaagttgccaaattaagtaggtcacatataccaccatgatacccaaaaccactatcaggacatgggagataattctaaaccaggggtgtatctgcacgtctgacccccagttccataagtcctcctgccaggtagaatcatttatctcgtcaatctcatcttgttgcatctttgactgttgttccagattgtagtacactacagcaatgacttctagctgctgtcgctccttacccaagcgtgtgggcaatggctgaatagtcaaatcctccttaataatttctgtcacagttattgtttctgtcttttgcttatgtatctgtaccaactccatcttccctactctggttggtatttgtgggttgaaccaaaatgtactgttgctcaccggccaagtccgtttatgtccatactggtactccttcgctgtggtggttaagcgatatctcccctttcccatataggccacatgggttagctctgacaatgctttcctagtctccatggtgtaatttacagtggcataaaacccacattttgattctgccgttttatatttaggatgaggacgtatgaccacctggttttccagactacactcagtcaatggacaatgttgttccaatgacctcttttccaatttccataacatagggtaaaatatcattgtattttatgtaatcttttccccttatcgctcctgtattttctactttgtataattgcatccctaacttatctctcagaattacaggtattcccaacactactccaatactcatagatcctgtatttacacattcctgatctttccatactttaagttttctgatttggtacctggtaattttatcatttgtgtgactagttaagtattccaactgggtgtcattgatccaaactggcacctgtcttgcatcaatttgcctcgaattttctcgaatttgttctaacattcacgaactgtatgtactacaaacactctcattatttgaaatgtcactgttcactaatatgttactggttactaaaataatatttctagatagacaaattgtctcccttgcctttgctctggttttcatcctccttcactgcacatagcgcctgtatgaacggcaagctagtatgccccatattatggccagtattaactgtattttactatggaggcactggtactgaatccggtagcaacgtcattaactatccctctctttgtcctataaagttgattctgacctcgaaatctgacggcacccatggcattggcagcctgctgcattacaatcttacttaatacactatacatatttcttgcctgttccgtacaatatcccggcatttgcatccctgagatattgaccaggacaggcacaatctcatgtttaacattatcatacaacgcttcccctgggctcgatgtacccacacacatccatgttcctttcaactttccttatcatctgttgcccaatgggaggggcacaaacaattccaaagacacagctctcggttaccccttcccctttctgtctggtcacgcagttagcacggtcatctgtggaacaccgtacacacttcccatccaacatgttgtgcaatgccccgtagttcatatagtccatattaatattcctttcattaatccgttgtgcatccattaccgggtctttgttcttcaggccccacagccactgcagtccggttctttcccattcgccactagtggttatatctgtaatttaaacacactgccctggtggtcaccaggtgttagtacttgtccatgttgtgagtatcccccgatgagggatacatgtctacctgtggggaccgaacatgtcctggggaatccaggagttaatttatattcttatcatctctactctttcgaaattatctatatggtcccgttgtgctcgggtttcgttccccacaatccttgcccagttggtaacccatctaataataatccaaatgcctatcaatactaccattattcccttgattatattttttcagttgggaccatgtatttctatcggcccttccctttagaaTGTGCCTTGATTATTTTCTTTTACAGTGTGCAAGTCAATTCTTCGAGCTGTTGCAAAGTGTTGTAACACATTATATAGTAGAGCAGTGGGATATACACCACAAGAATGTGAATCATTTTATAAATAGTAGTGACACTAATGATTGAATATTGTAACTATGTGGCTTATTTATTGAACAGCCGATTCATTCTGCATATTCCAAGTGAAGAAAGGGACAATGCGATCagagtgtgctttcagattgagctGGCCCATTGGTTTTATTTGGACTTCTACTTGCAGAACACACCAGGATTGCCTCAGTGTGGGATAAGAGATTTTGCCAAATCAGATATCCTTTTAACTGCATCCGAGGTAGATTTTGTTAACATCTGCACAATATTTTTCCTTGCAGAAATATCGTGAACTGATCACTAGATGTGTAGCAATATATTGCAGCCTTTGGAAATAGCAGGTTAGTTTTTGACAGTATGATTTGCTTCTCTGCATTTCCCTGTTCCTCCCAAGCTCCAACTAAGTTGCTTTATCTATTCCTCCTCCTCCCTGCATCTGATAAAATTGAGACTCTTTGCACTGTTTGTTACTCAATTTGTTCGTTCCTGGGACTTGACTTGTAGAAATGCCTCTTTTAAAGCCCAAGCTGAGAATGTCCTAATCGGTACTTGATTTACCTGCTCTTTCCTCTTACTGTTGTCACTTTTATGGAGTCTTGCACGATCTGGATTGAAATTCAGCTCAGATGACAAGAAAATCTGCCTGCTGAAAGTCATGTAATCAAAATGTTGTTTATTCCTTAACTTCTGTTGCACTCTTCAGTCACTGTTCATTTTTACTTCGGAAAGGGGATGACGTGGAAAAGATTTTAGATGAATGGAAGGAGTACAAGATGGGAGTTCCGACATATGGTGCAATTATACTAGATGAAACACTGGAAAATGTAAGTCATAACTTAAAATGACTGCTGCAGTGTGTTACGACTGAAGCTGGAGGAGTGCActagtttttctagttccacttctccacaggtaacaacatatatctaaatgtttacccagttaccgatacagccaatcataggcTCTACtctatatcccagaataaaatacatcaaccaggtttctgtgataaacaagaaaattatcagtttattataaaacaagacttaatcagtaacgaagcaaagcattcacagacagattgaaatatgaaagttccctttttccttagcccctcacacatacatacacacacaccagttaactgaaaaatagagattttctctttagaactctgttacaaaaaaacccagaaaaatactttggccaaatacttgctaattcttgaagaaaaaagagaagatatggaaagatgtcagttgtcccttttttggtttggcgtcccaaatacaggTAGACGGCTGCcactgggatccttttctggaACAATTCGTTCAGGTGCCAtcgaggatttatccggcaggttttttCAGCGTCTTAGGATGCACTTgcctctaagagcttctcaaagagatggaaaaattggcaggtttttcaaagagatggaacaggctgagctggggttttgttctTCAGGTTGTTTTTTAAACTCCTTTTCaaaaacactgtccataccccaacagactgttcaaagtgaaaccaaaacaatatcttaaTAGTCAAGCCTCTTGACGtgtataaatcttgacatgtcacttttctgtaaacatcttccccagatcaAAAAGTCCCTGCTgtgtacttatctgaagacaggtgacttccagtatggATTGTTTATAAACCAAGTCCATAAGACCTTCCAATgacctttttttttgttttgctgtaaagtctttggttggaattgcCATCTTGTAGTTCacgctggggcccaatgcacactttcaagcttgcttctctggtaccagaaggctgaagagatcctctgtcttgaggcttaagctgcttccatgggtccctggaactttgctggagagagagagagacagggagagagcagtGTTTTCTTCTTGAACTTAAATTGCAGTCTgccttttctgtgtggcacaattcaaacagctcccaggttggccagcaggttagtcatgtgaccagctctttgtttgaaactgcATCGTCtacgaggattgttgatttcaaaagttctccagtcacccTCAGtagggcgggtgggggtgggggggggggaggtggtgcagtgctggctcttacacagacaatggctctcaatgtcttttgatcatcactattgacaaaacccatctcgctaattgaatcagagagcacttccattgtctctctatgtaactgtctctcagaatgcaaatgtgcagccatgttttcagccattctgtggtctttttaaacaagttatgttcaatgtccagtaaaggttcaaatagtgttccatatgacgaaattaatgtttccatttggctggtgtgGTTTCCGTCAGAGTATTAAAAAGTTAAAAGCCATGCAAACAGAGCAAGTTAAAATTTGTTCCTGTTTTCCTATTTATATAGGTACTTCTTGTTCAGGGTTATTTGGCAAAGTCTGGATGGGGGTTTCCAAAGGGCAAAGTGAACAAAGAGGAGGCTCCACATGACTGTGCTGTGAGAGAGGTAAAGTATGGTGCATGTTTAAAAGAAAATCCTATTTTATGTGGATTATTGTAACTCTGCGCAAAGATTTTGTTTTTCTTTTCCGTTGCCTTAAAACAATTTTGTGGCATAGTTATTTTAAGAATGTTTCAGAGATTTTGGATAGGTTTTCATTCAAGTGCCAATAGCTAACATTGAATCTAATGTGTAATTTCATAACTTACTGTATCCTGATACAGAATATTTGTATTATATATTCCCTATGAAGTATCCCAAATGGTATCCAGAAATGATTCAGATTACTGCATTACTAAATGTCCTCGCTGTGTTTTGATATTGTTGTTTTGCAGGTGATTATTGATTAAAATTGCTCTTCTACAGAGCACCTCTTACTTCTCACTTTTAAAAAGTAAAACTCATGTTATTCTCCTTGCCCCCTGTCCGCCTTGCTGTACATAAGGGAATGACACTGGGAAAGATGCTCTGATGCACTGCCTTCATTTGATGGATTTAAATATAAAATAGTTTAAAAAATAATTAGCATAGAATTGTTTGATGTTTGTGCACTTCTTTTTATGTTATGTATATTTGGCATTCAGTGATAAGTTTTGTATGTTACTTTCAGGTTCTTGAAGAAACTGGGTTCGACATAAGAGATCGCATTTGTAAAGACGACTTCATTGAACAAAGAATCAATGATCAATTAGCTCGACTGTACATAATTCCAGGTGTTCCAAAGGATACAAAGTTTAAccctaaaacaagaagagaaatccgGGTATAAAATATTTGAACTTGGAAATTCAGTCTTGCTTTATTGCATTTTAAAGACTGCCCAGCAATCTTGTAAAGCAGTAGAGTTATAAAACTGCTTTGTTGCATTGAAGAGAATATGTCTGTGTATCTCTTGTAATCCAAGCTCTCGCTAGTAATTGGATCATGCTTATATTATGTAAAGTGAAAATTTAACAAAAATGATGTGAATCTTCAAGAATTATGCAGACCCTTTGAATTGTGTTTAACTGCAAGTTGAGCTTTCTTCTTCACTCCTGCTCAGTTACCAAAATCACTGCCTTCTGCCTCCTCCCTATTTCTTTCCTTCTCCATACCTTCATCTCAAGGCTTGATGTCTTCAACAGCCTTCTATCTGGCCTCCATACATCAGCCTTCCACAAATTTCAGCTCATTCATAGCCAACATTTAACAAAGTAAATCCATTCCTATCCCATCCTTTCCATCCTCCTGTATCCCAGTGTGCCAGTTTCAAAATTCTCATCTCATTTGTTTTCAAATTTTCTAAGGCCTTTACCTTGCATTACTTCTCTGCCTGTGCTCTGCTCCTTCTAAGACAGGATTACTCCTTATTCCTGACTCTTGCTGCTTCACCACTGGTCCAGACACTATGCTGCTCTCTGTAGCTATACTCCGTTCCTCAGCTTTGCCATCTCTTATTGCTTTCAAAAACTTCTTCAAAAACTCATCTTTTTGATCCATACACCTGGATCCTATCCTAGCTTCTCCTTCCCTGATTTTTCCCTATGCAGTTTCTAACCAACCCATACCTTTCCTCTTTGTAAAATGCTCTGTGTCATCCTGTGGATGAGaagtgttgtataaatgcaagttttaatgCTGCTATATACTTGGTTTTTAGAATATTGAATGGTTTTCCATCGAGAAGTTGCCATCCCATAGGAATGACATGACTCCCAAGTCAAAACTGGGTTTAGCACCTAATAAGTTTTTCATGGCTATTCCGTTTATAAGGTATGGTTGAACATGTGACACCCTAGTTTTTTTGCTTTCAAAATCTAAttcatgatttttttaaaaaatgcattctgGCTCCTGTTTAAGTTGGGTTCACACTCACGGTGTACAGTACCAAACCGAACATGCATTTCACTATTTAAAATATTGTTTTGATTACTGGAtaagaaaacaacaaaatcattgcaCTATACCAAGCTGGTGCTAGGTGGTTTATTAATAGAGGTTATTTTTGTGGATATACAGTTTTAGTAAATCTTATTGATATGGGCCTAGCATCTTGTAACTATTTGACTTAAACTCTGATGTCCGAGAAACAAGTTTTGTGTGTTATTGTTGTTATCACAGGCCACTAAGAGACTGGATATCCAAAAACTATGCTGATTCTTCAGATAGTGACGGCCTTGTATCTAATAGCACAACTCCATCCAAAACATTTTTGGAAAAAGTGAATACAAGGTAATTGTATTTTGGATGAAGGGTATGACTGACATCTAGAATGCTTTTGGACCTTTTTTGCTTGTAtactgcgattttttttttttttggctggGATAGTAACGGAGGAATATTATAActcagttgttgaatttgtttacaGAATGTGAAAATTGAAAATGCAGTAATATTTTTTAAATTGGGATTGCCATTCTTGTAAATGTGAAACCTGGACTGTGGTTTAAACTGCCATCTACACCTCCCGGTTCTGATGCAGTCAAGTCCACTTGTCTGTCAGTGTCGATCTCTTGGTCGTCGCGCTctctatactggcattggaggcagttcaaaagagattcactaggctgattcctgggatgaagcggttgacttatcaagaagggcTGAaccggttaggcctttattcattagagtttagaagaatgaggggtgatcttattgaaacgtacaagattctgagggggcttgacaaggtagatgttgagaagatgtttccactagtgggggaatcttgaactaggggacatagttacagaataaggagacactcatttaaaactgagatgtgaaggaacttcttctctcagaggggagtgaatgtctggaattctctacccaagagaattgtggaagctagatcactggaagaatttaaagaggaggtagatagatttttgaaatatcagggagttgagggctatgaggatctggcacaaaagaggagttgaggtctgggtcagatcagccatgattttattgaatggcggggcaggcttgagggaccgaatagcctactcctgctcctgtttcttgtgttcctatgttcttatcctCTGAAGTAGGAATATAGGCatgctcttttttaaaaattaacaatatTACACTAGAATTGATATCTTGGAGGTTATATGTTCAACAATGGAGTGCAGGTGTTGAATATTGAGGGGCATTTATCACATTAATTTTGCTCATTTACATGTTGGGTAGTAATCTTCTGATTATTCCCTGTTCAAATGCTAGAAAAGTTAAGAAGACTAGGAATGTTGATGTCTGGCTGCAGGGTTGGTGCAGGAGAGAGGTTTCATATTTCTGGTTGAGTTTTTGAACGAAGGAAGGCTAAGCTGAAGATACGAACTTTACTTGAATTGAAATCGCGCCATTGCCCTTGCAAAGAGGGTAAATAGAGCATTGGATAACGATTTAATCTGATGTGGAGGTGGCTATGAGAACATCTAGGAGTGAGTGATTAATAAGCTTTTTTGAGATAGAGCCAGAAGGCTTAGTTGAAGTAAATAAAAAATATTGGAGAATGAGAAAGAAGGGTGGAATAACAAGAGATGATAAACACTATAAAAGGGACAATGATATTGAAAAATGAAATGAGAAAAGCAGAAAAAGAATAAAGTCAGTGCTACAAAAATCATTGGAGTCGGGATTTAGTGTTCTGCATGTGAATGTACAAagcattcaaaacaaaattggAGATCTGGACACATTAATAACTGTAGATGGATATAATCTATTAGTTCTGGAGATGTGGTTTAAGTTTGGAcaagactgggaattgaatattccTTATAGCATTTCCAGGAGAGATAGGTAAGGGAGGTGGGGTGTATGGCTGATGTTGTCGGGTGGCTATGCTGGTAAAGGGCTCTATCGCAGTGCTAAAACTTAAGGATATTCTAGAGGGTTgcattcagatttttaaaaatggtACAAATCTCAATatattacaggccaccaaacaatgTAGATAAGAAAGAAGGCTAACACAGTTCAGGGATATACAAGAACATTGCATAATGATGTTAACATCCCCAGGATAGAATGAGTTGTAAGTAATGTGGTCAAAATGGGGAttgtttgtttgtttatttatttatttatttacttatttagagatacagcactgaaacaggcccttcggcccaccgagtctgtgccgaccatcaaccacccatttatactaatcctacattcctaccacatccccaccttccctatattcccctaccatctacctatactaggggcaatttataatggccaatttacctatcaacctgttatcaatcattggcatgtgggaggaaaccggagcacccggaggaaacccacgcggtcacagggagaacttgcaaactccgcacaggcagtacccagagttgaacccgggtcgctggagctgtgaggctgcggtgctaaccactgcgccactgtgctgccctggttCTTACAATGTGTCCAGAGCTGCTGCTTAGATGAGTTTGACGCTTCTCCAACAAGGACAAAAGCGGGCTAGTTgcaagagatcacagtgactgataCCACAATCCTCTCAGCTCACCTACCTATTTTAGTTGACTGCTTCCATATGCAGGGACTCATCCAGCTTCTCTTTTGAATGATTGCAGCAAATCTACAGTTACTGCCTTCCTGCAAAAAAATAACTTTCTGGACTCTAAACTAATTCTATGCTTTTATAAGTTATACTTACGGTCCTTAGTTCCAGATCTCCTCCTCTTAACT harbors:
- the dcp2 gene encoding m7GpppN-mRNA hydrolase isoform X1 produces the protein MEGKKVEIPTGVLDDLCSRFILHIPSEERDNAIRVCFQIELAHWFYLDFYLQNTPGLPQCGIRDFAKSVFSHCSFLLRKGDDVEKILDEWKEYKMGVPTYGAIILDETLENVLLVQGYLAKSGWGFPKGKVNKEEAPHDCAVREVLEETGFDIRDRICKDDFIEQRINDQLARLYIIPGVPKDTKFNPKTRREIRNIEWFSIEKLPSHRNDMTPKSKLGLAPNKFFMAIPFIRPLRDWISKNYADSSDSDGLVSNSTTPSKTFLEKVNTRSRTRQNPQLLEGFTGEQWGCSNKHRSQQKPFSQSNQCDIPETTKAKSHNVRGNGRKQYQDTPNQKKKPNGVNNQVKQYQILALYCKLNKPKTGLLLTDLPSINWALSLYFWHVLLYLVQICNLWRNLIKSFSQDDYRTILKWMQFVNCAALISSWNILGHANQVLISLIPAADTPILVFHPGPFSASSLIEMQL
- the dcp2 gene encoding m7GpppN-mRNA hydrolase isoform X6, translated to MEGKKVEIPTGVLDDLCSRFILHIPSEERDNAIRVCFQIELAHWFYLDFYLQNTPGLPQCGIRDFAKSVFSHCSFLLRKGDDVEKILDEWKEYKMGVPTYGAIILDETLENVLLVQGYLAKSGWGFPKGKVNKEEAPHDCAVREVLEETGFDIRDRICKDDFIEQRINDQLARLYIIPGVPKDTKFNPKTRREIRNIEWFSIEKLPSHRNDMTPKSKLGLAPNKFFMAIPFIRPLRDWISKNYADSSDSDGLVSNSTTPSKTFLEKVNTRSRTRQNPQLLEGFTGEQWGCSNKHRSQQKPFSQSNQCDIPETTKAKKSDKKFQPRRLQDNFEMDAVCELCSSNQLLEYTGTCESGSDLSDSCSGHSNFSFSSRAFLSFKFDRDAIMKCFDL
- the dcp2 gene encoding m7GpppN-mRNA hydrolase isoform X4; the protein is MEGKKVEIPTGVLDDLCSRFILHIPSEERDNAIRVCFQIELAHWFYLDFYLQNTPGLPQCGIRDFAKSVFSHCSFLLRKGDDVEKILDEWKEYKMGVPTYGAIILDETLENVLLVQGYLAKSGWGFPKGKVNKEEAPHDCAVREVLEETGFDIRDRICKDDFIEQRINDQLARLYIIPGVPKDTKFNPKTRREIRNIEWFSIEKLPSHRNDMTPKSKLGLAPNKFFMAIPFIRPLRDWISKNYADSSDSDGLVSNSTTPSKTFLEKVNTRSRTRQNPQLLEGFTGEQWGCSNKHRSQQKPFSQSNQCDIPETTKAKSHNVRGNGRKQYQDTPNQKKKPNGVNNQVKQYQILALYCKLNKPKTGLLLTDLPSINWALSLYFWHVLLYLVQICNLWSLFVLNLLEI
- the dcp2 gene encoding m7GpppN-mRNA hydrolase isoform X3, with protein sequence MEGKKVEIPTGVLDDLCSRFILHIPSEERDNAIRVCFQIELAHWFYLDFYLQNTPGLPQCGIRDFAKSVFSHCSFLLRKGDDVEKILDEWKEYKMGVPTYGAIILDETLENVLLVQGYLAKSGWGFPKGKVNKEEAPHDCAVREVLEETGFDIRDRICKDDFIEQRINDQLARLYIIPGVPKDTKFNPKTRREIRNIEWFSIEKLPSHRNDMTPKSKLGLAPNKFFMAIPFIRPLRDWISKNYADSSDSDGLVSNSTTPSKTFLEKVNTRSRTRQNPQLLEGFTGEQWGCSNKHRSQQKPFSQSNQCDIPETTKAKSHNVRGNGRKQYQDTPNQKKKPNGVNNQVKQYQILKSDKKFQPRRLQDNFEMDAVCELCSSNQLLEYTGTCESGSDLSDSCSGHSNFSFSSRAFLSFKFDRDAIMKCFDL
- the dcp2 gene encoding m7GpppN-mRNA hydrolase isoform X2, which encodes MEGKKVEIPTGVLDDLCSRFILHIPSEERDNAIRVCFQIELAHWFYLDFYLQNTPGLPQCGIRDFAKSVFSHCSFLLRKGDDVEKILDEWKEYKMGVPTYGAIILDETLENVLLVQGYLAKSGWGFPKGKVNKEEAPHDCAVREVLEETGFDIRDRICKDDFIEQRINDQLARLYIIPGVPKDTKFNPKTRREIRNIEWFSIEKLPSHRNDMTPKSKLGLAPNKFFMAIPFIRSRTRQNPQLLEGFTGEQWGCSNKHRSQQKPFSQSNQCDIPETTKAKSHNVRGNGRKQYQDTPNQKKKPNGVNNQVKQYQILALYCKLNKPKTGLLLTDLPSINWALSLYFWHVLLYLVQICNLWRNLIKSFSQDDYRTILKWMQFVNCAALISSWNILGHANQVLISLIPAADTPILVFHPGPFSASSLIEMQL
- the dcp2 gene encoding m7GpppN-mRNA hydrolase isoform X5, which encodes MCSNILQPLEIAGDDVEKILDEWKEYKMGVPTYGAIILDETLENVLLVQGYLAKSGWGFPKGKVNKEEAPHDCAVREVLEETGFDIRDRICKDDFIEQRINDQLARLYIIPGVPKDTKFNPKTRREIRNIEWFSIEKLPSHRNDMTPKSKLGLAPNKFFMAIPFIRPLRDWISKNYADSSDSDGLVSNSTTPSKTFLEKVNTRSRTRQNPQLLEGFTGEQWGCSNKHRSQQKPFSQSNQCDIPETTKAKSHNVRGNGRKQYQDTPNQKKKPNGVNNQVKQYQILALYCKLNKPKTGLLLTDLPSINWALSLYFWHVLLYLVQICNLWRNLIKSFSQDDYRTILKWMQFVNCAALISSWNILGHANQVLISLIPAADTPILVFHPGPFSASSLIEMQL